In a single window of the Pongo abelii isolate AG06213 chromosome 1, NHGRI_mPonAbe1-v2.0_pri, whole genome shotgun sequence genome:
- the HNRNPU gene encoding heterogeneous nuclear ribonucleoprotein U isoform X2: MSSSPVNVKKLKVSELKEELKKRRLSDKGLKAELMERLQAALDDEEAGGRPAMEPGNGSLDLGGDSAGRSGAGLEQEAAAGGDEEEEEEEEEEEGISALDGDQMELGEENGAAGAADSGPMEEEEAASEDENGDDQGFQEGEDELGDEEEGAGDENGHGEQQPQPPATQQQQPQQQRGAAKEAAGKSSGPTSLFAVTVAPPGARQGQQQAGGDGKTEQKGGDKKRGVKRPREDHGRGYFEYIEENKYSRAKSPQPPVEEEDEHFDDTVVCLDTYNCDLHFKISRDRLSASSLTMESFAFLWAGGRASYGVSKGKVCFEMKVTEKIPVRHLYTKDIDIHEVRIGWSLTTSGMLLGEEEFSYGYSLKGIKTCNCETEDYGEKFDENDVITCFANFESDEVELSYAKNGQDLGIAFKISKEVLAGRPLFPHVLCHNCAVEFNFGQKEKPYFPIPEEYTFIQNVPLEDRVRGPKGPEEKKDCEVVMMIGLPGAGKTTWVTKHAAENPGKYNILGTNTIMDKMMVAGFKKQMADTGKLNTLLQRAPQCLGKFIEIAARKKRNFILDQTNVSAAAQRRKMCLFAGFQRKAVVVCPKDEDYKQRTQKKAEVEGKDLPEHAVLKMKGNFTLPEVAECFDEITYVELQKEEAQKLLEQYKEESKKALPPEKKQNTGSKKSNKNKSGKNQFNRGGGHRGRGGFNMRGGNFRGGAPGNRGGYNRRGNMPQRGGGGGGSGGIGYPYPRAPVFPGRGSYSNRGNYNRGGMPNRGNYNQNFRGRGNNRGYKNQSQGYNQWQQGQFWGQKPWSQHYHQGYY; the protein is encoded by the exons ATGAGTTCCTCGCCTGTTAATGTAAAAAAGCTGAAGGTGTCGGAGCTGAAAGAGGAGCTCAAGAAGCGACGCCTTTCTGACAAGGGTCTCAAGGCCGAGCTCATGGAGCGACTCCAGGCCGCGCTGGACGACGAGGAGGCCGGGGGCCGCCCCGCTATGGAGCCCGGGAACGGCAGCCTAGACCTGGGCGGGGATTCCGCTGGGCGCTCGGGAGCAGGCCTCGAGCAGGAGGCCGCGGCCGGCGgcgatgaagaggaggaggaagaggaagaggaggaggaaggaatctCCGCCCTGGACGGCGACCAGATGGAGCTAGGAGAGGAGAACGGGGCCGCGGGGGCGGCCGACTCGGGCccgatggaggaggaggaggccgcCTCGGAAGACGAGAACGGCGACGATCAGGGTTTCCAGGAAGGGGAAGATGAGCTCGGGGACGAAGAGGAAGGCGCGGGCGACGAGAACGGGCACGGGGAGCAGCAGCCTCAACCGCCGGCGACGCAGCAGCAACAGCCCCAACAGCAGCGCGGGGCCGCCAAGGAGGCCGCGGGGAAGAGCAGCGGCCCCACCTCGCTGTTCGCGGTGACGGTGGCGCCGCCCGGGGCGAGGCAGGGCCAGCAGCAGGCGGGAG GGGAcggcaaaacagaacagaaaggcGGAGATAAAAAGAGGGGTGTTAAAAGACCACGAGAAGATCATGGCCGTGGATATTTTGAGTACATTGAAGAGAACAAGTATAGCAG AGCCAAATCTCCTCAGCCACCTGTTGAAGAAGAAGATGAACACTTCGATGACACAGTGGTTTGTCTTGATACTT ATAATTGtgatctacattttaaaatatcaagagaTCGTCTCAGTGCTTCTTCCCTTACAATGGagagttttgcttttctttgggCTGGAGGAAGAGCATCCTATGGTGTGTCAAAAGGCAAAGTGTGTTTTGAGATGAAG GTTACAGAGAAGATCCCAGTAAGGCATTTATATACAAAAGATATTGACATACATGAAGTTCGTATTGGCTGGTCACTAACTACAAGTGGAATGTTACTTG GTGAAGAAGAATTTTCTTACGGGTATTCtctaaaaggaataaaaacatgCAACTGTGAGACTGAAGATTATGGAGAAAAGTTTGATGAAAATGATGTGATTACATGTTTTGCT AACTTTGAAAGTGATGAAGTAGAACTCTCCTATGCTAAGAATGGTCAAGATCTTGGCATTGCCTTCAAAATCAGTAAGGAAGTTCTTGCTGGACGGCCACTCTTCCCGCATGTTCTCTGCCACAACTGTGCAGTTGAATTTAATTTTGGTCAGAAGGAAAAGCCATATTTTCCAATACCTGAAGAGTATACTTTTATCCAGAATGTCCCCTTAGAGGATCGAGTTAGAGGACCAAAGGGGCCTGAAGAGAAGAAAGATTGTGaa GTTGTGATGATGATTGGCTTGCCAGGAGCTGGAAAAACTACCTGGGTTACTAAGCATGCAGCAGAAAATCCAGGGAAATATAACATTCTTGGCACAAATACTATTATGGATAAGATGATG GTGGCAGGTTTTAAGAAGCAAATGGCAGATACTGGAAAACTGAACACACTGTTGCAGAGAGCCCCCCAGTGTCTTGGGAAATTTATTGAGATTGCTGCCCGAAAGAAGCGAAATTTTATTCTGGATCAG acaaatgtgTCTGCTGCTGCCCAGAGGAGAAAAATGTGCCTGTTTGCAGGCTTCCAGCGAAAAGCTGTTGTAGTTTGCCCAAAAGATGAAGACTATAAGCAAAGAACACAGAAGAAAGCAGAAGTAGAGGGGAAAGACCTACCAGAACATGCAGTCCTCAAAATGAAAG GAAACTTTACCCTCCCAGAGGTAGCTGAGTGCTTTGATGAAATAACCTACGTTGAACTTCAGAAGGAAGAAGCCCAAAAACTCTTGGAGCAATATaaggaagaaagcaaaaaggCTCTTCCAccagaaaagaaacagaacactggctcaaagaaaagcaataaaaataagagtGGCAAGAACCAGTTTAACAGAGGTGGTGGCCATAGAGGACGTGGAGGATTCAATATGCGTGGTGGAAATTTCAGAGGAGGAG CCCCTGGGAATCGTGGCGGATATAATAGGAGGGGCAACATGCCACAGAGAGGTGGTGGTGGCGGAGGAAGTGGTGGAATCGGTTATCCATACCCTCGTGCCCCTGTTTTTCCTGGCCGTGGTAGTTACTCAAACAGAGGGAACTACAACAGAGGTGGAATGCCCAACAGAGGGAACTACAACCAG aacttcAGAGGACGAGGAAACAATCGTGGCTACAAAAATCAATCTCAGGGCTACAACCAGTGGCAGCAGGGT CAATTCTGGGGTCAGAAGCCATGGAGTCAGCATTATCACCAAGGATATTATTGA
- the HNRNPU gene encoding heterogeneous nuclear ribonucleoprotein U isoform X1: MSSSPVNVKKLKVSELKEELKKRRLSDKGLKAELMERLQAALDDEEAGGRPAMEPGNGSLDLGGDSAGRSGAGLEQEAAAGGDEEEEEEEEEEEGISALDGDQMELGEENGAAGAADSGPMEEEEAASEDENGDDQGFQEGEDELGDEEEGAGDENGHGEQQPQPPATQQQQPQQQRGAAKEAAGKSSGPTSLFAVTVAPPGARQGQQQAGGKKKAEGGGGGGRPGAPAAGDGKTEQKGGDKKRGVKRPREDHGRGYFEYIEENKYSRAKSPQPPVEEEDEHFDDTVVCLDTYNCDLHFKISRDRLSASSLTMESFAFLWAGGRASYGVSKGKVCFEMKVTEKIPVRHLYTKDIDIHEVRIGWSLTTSGMLLGEEEFSYGYSLKGIKTCNCETEDYGEKFDENDVITCFANFESDEVELSYAKNGQDLGIAFKISKEVLAGRPLFPHVLCHNCAVEFNFGQKEKPYFPIPEEYTFIQNVPLEDRVRGPKGPEEKKDCEVVMMIGLPGAGKTTWVTKHAAENPGKYNILGTNTIMDKMMVAGFKKQMADTGKLNTLLQRAPQCLGKFIEIAARKKRNFILDQTNVSAAAQRRKMCLFAGFQRKAVVVCPKDEDYKQRTQKKAEVEGKDLPEHAVLKMKGNFTLPEVAECFDEITYVELQKEEAQKLLEQYKEESKKALPPEKKQNTGSKKSNKNKSGKNQFNRGGGHRGRGGFNMRGGNFRGGAPGNRGGYNRRGNMPQRGGGGGGSGGIGYPYPRAPVFPGRGSYSNRGNYNRGGMPNRGNYNQNFRGRGNNRGYKNQSQGYNQWQQGQFWGQKPWSQHYHQGYY; this comes from the exons ATGAGTTCCTCGCCTGTTAATGTAAAAAAGCTGAAGGTGTCGGAGCTGAAAGAGGAGCTCAAGAAGCGACGCCTTTCTGACAAGGGTCTCAAGGCCGAGCTCATGGAGCGACTCCAGGCCGCGCTGGACGACGAGGAGGCCGGGGGCCGCCCCGCTATGGAGCCCGGGAACGGCAGCCTAGACCTGGGCGGGGATTCCGCTGGGCGCTCGGGAGCAGGCCTCGAGCAGGAGGCCGCGGCCGGCGgcgatgaagaggaggaggaagaggaagaggaggaggaaggaatctCCGCCCTGGACGGCGACCAGATGGAGCTAGGAGAGGAGAACGGGGCCGCGGGGGCGGCCGACTCGGGCccgatggaggaggaggaggccgcCTCGGAAGACGAGAACGGCGACGATCAGGGTTTCCAGGAAGGGGAAGATGAGCTCGGGGACGAAGAGGAAGGCGCGGGCGACGAGAACGGGCACGGGGAGCAGCAGCCTCAACCGCCGGCGACGCAGCAGCAACAGCCCCAACAGCAGCGCGGGGCCGCCAAGGAGGCCGCGGGGAAGAGCAGCGGCCCCACCTCGCTGTTCGCGGTGACGGTGGCGCCGCCCGGGGCGAGGCAGGGCCAGCAGCAGGCGGGAGGTAAGAAGAAGGCGGAAGGCGGCGGAGGCGGCGGTCGCCCCGGGGCTCCGGCGGCGG GGGAcggcaaaacagaacagaaaggcGGAGATAAAAAGAGGGGTGTTAAAAGACCACGAGAAGATCATGGCCGTGGATATTTTGAGTACATTGAAGAGAACAAGTATAGCAG AGCCAAATCTCCTCAGCCACCTGTTGAAGAAGAAGATGAACACTTCGATGACACAGTGGTTTGTCTTGATACTT ATAATTGtgatctacattttaaaatatcaagagaTCGTCTCAGTGCTTCTTCCCTTACAATGGagagttttgcttttctttgggCTGGAGGAAGAGCATCCTATGGTGTGTCAAAAGGCAAAGTGTGTTTTGAGATGAAG GTTACAGAGAAGATCCCAGTAAGGCATTTATATACAAAAGATATTGACATACATGAAGTTCGTATTGGCTGGTCACTAACTACAAGTGGAATGTTACTTG GTGAAGAAGAATTTTCTTACGGGTATTCtctaaaaggaataaaaacatgCAACTGTGAGACTGAAGATTATGGAGAAAAGTTTGATGAAAATGATGTGATTACATGTTTTGCT AACTTTGAAAGTGATGAAGTAGAACTCTCCTATGCTAAGAATGGTCAAGATCTTGGCATTGCCTTCAAAATCAGTAAGGAAGTTCTTGCTGGACGGCCACTCTTCCCGCATGTTCTCTGCCACAACTGTGCAGTTGAATTTAATTTTGGTCAGAAGGAAAAGCCATATTTTCCAATACCTGAAGAGTATACTTTTATCCAGAATGTCCCCTTAGAGGATCGAGTTAGAGGACCAAAGGGGCCTGAAGAGAAGAAAGATTGTGaa GTTGTGATGATGATTGGCTTGCCAGGAGCTGGAAAAACTACCTGGGTTACTAAGCATGCAGCAGAAAATCCAGGGAAATATAACATTCTTGGCACAAATACTATTATGGATAAGATGATG GTGGCAGGTTTTAAGAAGCAAATGGCAGATACTGGAAAACTGAACACACTGTTGCAGAGAGCCCCCCAGTGTCTTGGGAAATTTATTGAGATTGCTGCCCGAAAGAAGCGAAATTTTATTCTGGATCAG acaaatgtgTCTGCTGCTGCCCAGAGGAGAAAAATGTGCCTGTTTGCAGGCTTCCAGCGAAAAGCTGTTGTAGTTTGCCCAAAAGATGAAGACTATAAGCAAAGAACACAGAAGAAAGCAGAAGTAGAGGGGAAAGACCTACCAGAACATGCAGTCCTCAAAATGAAAG GAAACTTTACCCTCCCAGAGGTAGCTGAGTGCTTTGATGAAATAACCTACGTTGAACTTCAGAAGGAAGAAGCCCAAAAACTCTTGGAGCAATATaaggaagaaagcaaaaaggCTCTTCCAccagaaaagaaacagaacactggctcaaagaaaagcaataaaaataagagtGGCAAGAACCAGTTTAACAGAGGTGGTGGCCATAGAGGACGTGGAGGATTCAATATGCGTGGTGGAAATTTCAGAGGAGGAG CCCCTGGGAATCGTGGCGGATATAATAGGAGGGGCAACATGCCACAGAGAGGTGGTGGTGGCGGAGGAAGTGGTGGAATCGGTTATCCATACCCTCGTGCCCCTGTTTTTCCTGGCCGTGGTAGTTACTCAAACAGAGGGAACTACAACAGAGGTGGAATGCCCAACAGAGGGAACTACAACCAG aacttcAGAGGACGAGGAAACAATCGTGGCTACAAAAATCAATCTCAGGGCTACAACCAGTGGCAGCAGGGT CAATTCTGGGGTCAGAAGCCATGGAGTCAGCATTATCACCAAGGATATTATTGA